The region GATTCTTCATGGTGGTATAGTTAGGTCCACCATTAGGGGGTAAAAGCAAATGAAACAAAACAAAACCAGATACCCACTTCAATCAAAAGTAAGAAAGTGAGAGATTTAGGTTgagaaatttaaaaataaaatatacatatatataaataagtgaTTAAAATCTATTGTGATTGAAATTTCAATTATATATGAACTATAAGTGAGGACATAAGAAATGGATAGACTTAATAAGACCCACTAAAATGGAAATATGAGGTTGACAAATAGGGTTGGTTGGGTGGCGTATCAAACTTATTCTTATTCGTCTTGTGAATGTTTGCCTCTCATATGGACCAAGTTTTGATAGATTGCatatcataaatatatagatctatatatatatattcaagaaTTATTAGAGAATTTGAATTTGCTTTTGTTTGTGGGTTCCACCTTTCTTAATTTCCTTACAAACATTGGTGGTAAATGGTGTGTGATGTATAGTTTTATATTGTGTTATGAGTACGGAAAAAAAAGAGAATTGTAGATAAGCATGAAATTTTGtgagaaaaataccaaaaataaaataaaattgtgatgCATATCTTTTTCACTAAAGAAatatataatactaataatttgAATGTGGGCTTTTGATTTTGTTGGCAGCAGCTCTTATTAGGTGGGCTTTTGTTTTCATGTTTTGGACCCATCTTCAACATATAGATatgtctttttcttttgtttatgtTTGGGAGAGATACTTGTTATCATCCCATGTTATGTGAATTATTCTTGAATAAAAAATTCTTAAGACTAAATTGTTACTATACACACACATAACATCCAATGATACACATTTTTTTTGTAGTTGCCAGCCTTTATTattgtattaattatttatatatgaatatatgtagATGATGTATCATATTTACACTATGTTTGGTAGGGTGTGAATGGAGAGGAGAGATAAAAAAGTGGAATGATAGATGAGAATTCattatgaaattattatattatctttataattatttaatttttttgaagaGGATATAGTTGTAAGTCTAAACAAATTAAGATGGAGTATGTGAATCCTTCTTAAGAATTTCAGACGACAAGAAATTTGAAACGATTTATAATATTACACAATTTCTCTTATCAAAATCTCGCTATCTCTTTTCCTTCTCTCCTCACATTTTTATTCACACACTTCTATTTCCTACCAAACACAACCTTAAAGATAGATGAGACATGACAGAGACTAGAAGTTTAGATATTAAGGATTTTAATTAATAGATGAACACCTTTTTTTGTCCTAAACTAAAAGAAGACATAGATTATTGAGGGTTTGGTGTGGTGCTCATCCACAACATAACAAGATAGGGTATATCGTTAGCATTTTTTAAGGAGTTTAAATTAAAGATAACAACCGATTTAGCTCTGATCATTTAAGATTAATCATGCACTAACTTCATGAATACTTTAAAGACATCAAAGTTGAAAGTTAGGATTGACTGACTTAATTACACCCAAAAGAGATATTTTTCTTAGAAAACAAACAAAACTGTCATGTGTCACTGATCTCTTTCGATGAACTTGAGTAAAAATAATTTGAGCGAAATAAAATGACTTTGTACTATAATTGTTGACAAATGATCATTGGTGTCAACAAGTGTCCCCATATTTGCGACTTTAAGTCACTGCGGTTGCAAATATATGACCTTAGGAGATAAGTAGTAGCAAATTCTATGACAATCCTAAAAAGAATTGTTTTTAAAAGTAGTTCTTGAAAAGCTATTTTGTCCATAAATTCTTGTGTTCGTTGGTTCCGGAAGTAGGCATGAGTCATGAGTATTTTAGATTTTATGGAATTTTTCACCAGTGTTTCTCAAAATAATATTTGTTGGACACGAAATAAATTACAATATTTGGGACTGTTATGACTTAAATTGGCATTGTTTATTATTAGAGAAATTTACATGAAATATAAGAAAATTTTCTAAACTTTGATAAATATGACATTTTGTTTGTTtgcattttatattttatatggtattttatgtttttttgttttcCTATATTTGTATAATAATTTATTAGTTTTGCCATATTTAATTATATACGATTATTTTggctaattttgaatttttgtgagggtatttcagtaattgtaggtattatttttaatttattttttttgttcagACATTGAaaaatgttttgttttttttttctttctattttttatcttcttcaatcaacatttTCTCGGCTATAACCGGTTACCACTAAcataacattttttatttttttttgtggtaGTGATTATTTGCCATTGTCAATTTTTTTAGTGAGTGGTAACTGTTTATATctataaaaatcagttttattttttaagtggtgttgtagtaactggttacaactattaaaataattttgattttttagtaATATATTATTATCAAAATACCAACTAAATTGTAActgaaaaaaatatatgaaaaaaactAGTTGCGATGGTAACCGGTTACCTAGCCAGACTTGAAAACaaataagattcaaacaaagAATCTAAAatgatcataatcgtaactagttacagctaggtttgaaaaaaaaaatcagatctgaaAAGAAAAAACAGTTATGATGGTAACAGTTACTTATCTAGACCTggaaagaaaatcataactaaataaaaaaaaatctaaatcgatcgttattgtaactagttacagctAAGTatgaaaataaatcaaatatgaataaaaagaatTAGTCGCTatagtacctggttacttaaacaagtctgaaaaaaaaaattgaacaaaaaaactaaacaaatcGTAATGGTAACCGATTACAAGTAGgcctgaaagaaaaaaaaaatcatatctaaagtgcaaaatcaaatgtgaaaaaaaaagaagagcaaCAAAAACAACTAAAATAATAACATTAAAATCAGTAGCAGCaatagaagaagcagaagaactAAAGGGCAGTGGCGCTACATCATCGTCGGGGGGGTGGGGGGCTGCGTCTCCGGCAGAGGGCGGAGGTGGTGTCTCTGACGGGGGGCTGAGAAGAAATAACCAAGTGGGGAAAGAGAGATTAAGAAATGAGAAAATGAAGAGAGATAAACGTGAGAGAGAAATGAGAGGATGAGAAAGTATGAGAGAGCTTTGTATAAAAatatgttaatttattttttatattttatgggaTTCccatgttttaattttattttattttttaaaaattcaccATATAGCATTTATTTTTTGCCCATAGATATAAAAACTCATccattactattattattacttAAAAGAGAGAATCACTCACTTTAGTTATCTAGGCCCAAATAAATTCAAGATTTGGGTCACAGTAGCCTATACATGGCCCATCAAAATACAAATgagtatggtttttattttatttttattgtttttcttaatGTTACTTTTCCACCATTGTTATATGGTAATCGGGTAAAATCATGCAAAATATGAGAATTTTTATCTAATATGTAAGGGGAAAATCTCATATtccaatatataaaaaatatggaaAAGATGTTACAGTTACACATTTTCTCAGGACATAGTTACCTGTAACtcattatttgtttaatttttaatttggAAAGTATTGTATTTTAATTTGAAAAAGACATCAGAGTAACTAGTTGGCAATTATCACTTATCTCATTTTCAGACTGcatggtaactagttactaatATTCAAAAAGTCATTAGTATAACTAGTTACTAGTTTTCTCATTTTCAGATTTCAGGTAACCAGCTACTAATATTTGTTGTAATATAACATAAATTAGTTACAAACCACAAAACTCATAAatcaaaaacatataatcaaATGTGATTGTAATAAGTTTTTTTCATAAACTAATTACAATATAAACTAATTATTACTAAAATTTCaataaaatatagtatttttttcataaatatacaaatatatggaaaaataaattcgataattttaattaaaatgtgcTAATCCCATAAAAAATTGACAAAACATTATCATATTTTtatgaggaaattacattttatatgagaattTTAATAGAGTATGCAAAAATAaggttttttttaaattaatctatggttttttttaagaattttcacttttatgggtttattttcccatatttttgtataaaaattgatttatgtcatagttttactcttaatcaagttttattaatttggaagggtatgtttgtaatttgattattacatttttagcttatttgttttttatattatttttgtataactaattttatattaaaattttctttggttgttttctgattttttttttaatatgacttgtgtttattattatttttatttattataaacatttttttagattgtacgtttttttttcaaatcctgtgTAAGGTAACCAGTTAATTAATTTATCTATGACAATTGTGTAAAAACAAATCATAGAACTAaattaaataacatgtatcaggaggagtaaccagttaccctgagaggagtaacATTCTGCCACAAgaggggtaaccaattaccataagaggggtgacgggttactcatattaaatatgaaaataaacatcaaatttgaatgaaaaagaggaagaacaattcattaaaaatgaagaagaagtaactatgattttagtaacataggtaactagttaccataaagaacccagaaatatacacacacatcatcaCGTGAAGGCAACCAGTTatccccagaaatatacacacaaagaacgtgaaggtaaccagttacccctagatatatacacacaaagaacgggaaggtaaccagttaccacatatctgaagatagaaaaaaaaaaaaatcagatctacccctttcccttctctcccatcttcttcatatacccattcacgttttcatatttttattagttttatttccaaattttggtttcctataagggttacagtaaaaagaaaatgttgtaaaattgatttgatttttttttttatatatagtggaaaaaactataaaaaaaaattacaatgataaaagataataaataaaaaaatagtaaaataatcatgtaatgttaaaatatatgtgtgaaaaagaggggaaaaaagaaaatggaatgagaaatgaataagtacaaaaaataaagaaaaaagaaggaaaaaaaatttaggaaagaaattaaaaatatgaaaaaaaacaaaacaaaagaaatgatgaaaggaaaaaagaacagatgaatgaataaaaacgaaaagaataagaagaaaaataatagaaaaatggaaagaaaaaaagtatgaatgaaaaaattggtagaaaaaaaagaaaaaaaatagaagaagaaaaaaagagttcatatgtgtgaaaaaagataaaaaaaaatcaagaaataaaaggagaaaataataaatacaaaaatgaagaaataatagaaataaaaaaataaaaaaaagaaaagaagaaaaaagaggaaagaagactgaaaaaatatgaacaaaaaaacaaaacaatacaaatgaaagaaaaaaaatagataaatgaataaaaataagaagaataatGGCAAAATTGATAAAAACACGAaatggcaaaattgtaaatacggagtggcaaaatcataaataaaagctgtaaaatacaattttttgtgaaagaaaaaaaaggatgaatgaaaaaattggtagaaaaaaaaaagaaaaaatgaaagaaaaaataagtaaggaaagaaagaaagaaaaaataactgaaaaaaataatttaaaaatgaaggaaaaaaaaattatttttaaaatcaaagaaaatataactataataaaaaaatgtggcatttctatattttagttagctactaattgtgtttcccatactttaattttttatttaatagatTTTctcattcaaattaaaaaaattataattcccatatttttgtatataaaagccatatattttaaaaaggaaaatctacaaaaatgcactaaaagtaaaaaaaaaaattgaaaaatacggtgcattacaaaaatacggaattttttgataaaaacacgaaatggcaaaattgtaaatacggagtggcaaaatcataaataaaagctgtaaaatacaattttttgtgaacaacgtttacaaactagtaaatatctgttacaaacttgtaaatatctgttacgtgtttgtaaataatatttacaaaatccgttatagaattgtagattttttttttgtttttttgtagacaaaacttacaaacaaatttgcaactaaattttttatttttgtaacaatagttttcaaatctagttttacaactaagaaatatatttttgtaactaatatttacgaaaatattttatagttaagaaatcataaacaaaatatacataaaaatattatatttttctatattattacaatattgtaccaaaaaattacatgaaccatTATATTTATGCTATAAAAcgtaaaaatacaaatttaagatattcattatttataaaacactttattgaatgTAATGGtgaaatacaacattttttttaaacaagttttacatttttgtaacaacaatttacaaaactaatttcacaactaaaaagtttatttttgtaactcacatttacataaatatttatgaatttatttaacatgattattacaaagatttacaaaactaattttttaactttaaatatatttttgtaacaaaacttgaaacttggatTATATTATGATTTTAGTTTAACATTGcgtgttgagacttgactagctatgatttaaaaaatatatataatatttttataaagaataataatattgtgattttCTTTAGctgtatattgtaacatatagttattaatattaattttaattaacaacatattgtaacttgtataaatatttattttaatattaataaatacattctttttaaataaaaataaattaatctactttattGAAGATAGTAGCTATGATGTTAtcacttttattattatattatatgttaagtttgaattttcattaaaaatggacataaaaagacaaaaaaaaattaacatgtaCAAATCTAAAAGTAATAAGCGAGAGAgagaataatttatatatattatctcCTACTGTAAAAGCGTGTgagtataattataaatacatcATTGAAATTATAAGGGTAAGCATATACACCCTTGAACCGTAATTTTGTAAGTAATTTCATATACCGtataaaaagatttttttttttaaattacggtGTTATATGTAATTAATCCTTTTAAAAATGgggatttttcaaaaatatggcttttataccatcaatgtgcaaaaatatgggaattatacttttcttaatttgtatgggaaaatttattaaagacaaaattaaaatatgggaaacacaattagtagctaactaaaatatggaaatgtcactttttttttatcatagttatattttctttaattttgaaagtgattttatttttttaattttttcaattttttaattattttttcagttattttttttcttttttccttacttatttatttatttttctaccaatttttttctttatcttttttttttctttccatttttccattccacctcctcttcttcttcttctttattaatttatcaaattttttatttcatttgtaatgtttttttttcatattttttcagttttttttccttttttttcttcatttttgtatttattattttctcctcccattttttttcttcttttttcacacatatgagctttttttttcttcttctatttttttttttcatttttcaaacatatgagctttttctttctttctttttttcttcttccatttttttttcaattttttctaccaattttttctttccattttcccattatttttcttcttcttttcatttttattcattcatctattttttccttcatcatttcttttgttttgttttttcatattttttttagttttctttcctaagttttttttctttcttttttcttatttttttgtacttatttttttctcattccattttcttttttccccttttttcacacatattttaacattacataattattttactattttttatgtattatcttttattattgtaattttttttatggttttttccactatatataaaaattcaaatcaattttttcagcattttctttttactgtaatccttataggaataccaaaatttggaaataaaactaataaaaatatgcaaaCGTGAATGGATAACTagttaccctgatgggaacattcaaatctagaaaaaaaaattatatgaagaagaagagagagaagaagggatggatctaatttttttttctatcttcaaatttggggaaactggttaccttcccgttatttgtatgtatatttctggggtaactggttacattcacgttttttgtgtgtatatttctatgggtaactggttaccttcacgttatgatgtgtgtatatatttatgggttctttatggtaactagttacctatgttactaaaatcatagttatttattcattttttcaatgaagtgttcttcctctttttcattcagatttgatgtttcttttcatatttaataagaGTAACCCGTCactcctcttatggtaactggttacccctcttatggcagaaggttacttctctcagggtaactagttactcttcctggtacatgttatttaacctagctctaggatttttttttacataattgtcaaagataaatcaagtaactggttaccttacccagaatttgaaaaaagaaacatacaatataaaaataagaaaaaaaatgtttataataaataaataaaaaataataaacacaattcatatcacaaaaagaaaaaaaaaaaagatttttgcaaaacaaccaaataaCAAATTagtataaaattagttatataaagAGAATTCTAATTCAAATTTTGACTTAGGAGTCAAAGAATTCTAGTAATGGGGAAGTTTCATTCCAAGTAAATTAAGAGTGCAAAAAAGATAAGTAAATATTGTGATTGTTAAGAATGAGTAGTATATCAAATCATTTGTGTGGAGTGGAATTAAAGAAATTCGATAGAAATTACAGAATGTGAAAGTCAAAGGGATTGTTTGCTTACCCCAAGTGTTTGACTAATACAATCTTAGAGTAGGACCCAAGAATAGGAGTTGGCTAAGATATATAATAGAACCTGATTATCAACCTACCAAAACACCTAAAAGGGTGGTCCCCATCGTTTATAATACTAAGACAAAATGTATATGCCCTCTTGCTATGTCTATATATGTGTATTTATTTGTTCGGGTGCTTTAATTGTACCAATGTCCTTTAGTGCATTTCTTTTTCTTAATATGTTCAGTAACATTCAGTAAACTTTTTCTCTAAATTTTGTAGTTTTGCACCATTGATGAGGCTCTTGAGAAAAATGACCAATATTTTGTCAGAACTAATAAAAATCTCATGGACAGGAAAGGAAAATTATTATGAGAACTGGTTGATTTTAGATGGCAGGAGGAAGCtttcaagatattttttaaaatgattttaaaataccaACGACAATTCTTGCTTCATGCTTATTTAGTTAGTTTGATGTcacctaaaataatataaaaagtaatataaaaaagttaaaataaaataatataaaaatatgaaaactacCCTTTATAATAACTGAAAATGTAAGTTTTTTTCCATAAAAAATGTAGTAtagaaaagttaaaaaaaattaaataaaatgacatTACAAAACTATCATtctacttgaaaaaaaaaaagttcaatagTAATAAAGATATGGCATAATCAGAAATTTTGACAAAAATGtggaaaaaaaaaagccataaaaatgataaaaaagtataaaaagccataaaaaaattatgctgaaaaaaaagccatatttttgaaaacttcaataaaaagtccatataaaatgtaatttccacttTAAAAATTCCCTACTTTTataaaattttttttgaaaagaagTTATACCTTCCACATGGTAATGTGTATTCATGAAGCCCAAGTCGTGGTATTTATTGGGCCTAAGTGGAGTCCATGTTTTGGTTCTTATTGGGCCTAAATGGAGCCTAAAAGGTTGCTCCTGCCAAGTTGGGAAAGGCGCGTGAGCTGCACCAGAGAAGTACAAACTCGTGCAAGGAAGGAATCGACGAAGTGAGATCGGAGTCTCCGATTCGGAGAGAGTGCTGAAGTCGTGAAATTCTaacacagagagagagagagagagcaatggAGGAAGAGCTGAAAGAGGTCTTGAACGAGCTCAATTCTCTGAAGCAATCGCTCACTGATCCTTCTTATCGAGCTCCAATTGACAAGGTAATGGTTCTCAATTCAAAATAGGTACACTTCGGGATCTAATTGCGACAACTGATAATCACTTTCAATTGTGATTGAATTTGGATCTTTTGCTTTCTTGCATGAGTACTTGAATTAGTATGAAATGGTGGCAATTCGGAATCTTTGGATGTTAAATTATTGAATCCATACATATAAATTATTGATTGCTAATCTTATTTCAAGTGATAATGGCAGATAATTCAGTTTTCTTTATAGTCTAGTATTTTATATATACTCAAAGAATATTAAGTTTTGAGGTTTTGAAGATTTTAGTTCTACTTCATTGAATTTACAATTGCTTTGTTTGTAGATACAATTGCATGTAGAACGTCTAGCAAATCTTGGAAACTCTGGACTTGTTCGGCGTTCTAAAGTGAAGGTATTTGGCTATTGTAATTTTGAATCTGGGCTTGTTTTGAGGCAATGATACCTGTTGTGGTGACTTTTGCATTGAATTCTGGTGGCAGGATATGAGCGCTGAGGTTGTAGATAGCAATCCTTACAGTAGGCTTATGGCTCTTCAGAGGATGGGCATTGTGGAGAACTATGAAAGAATACGGGAGTTCTCGGTTGCCATTGTTGTCTGTATTTATCTCCTCTTTCAAAGTTCCTTACTTTTGTTGGAATATAAGATTGAAATTTCCTATACGTGAATGTTTTTGCAATTCCTATTGGTAGAATGCAAGGGTCTTTTTCGTATTCGGGGGAATTGTTTTTAGCTTAAATGTTGATCCTAATGTCACATTAGTAATGTGTGATGCATTTACGTAGATAATTTTGTATTTTGCATTGGTAAAATCCAAGGCTATCTTTGGTATTTGAGGTGAAAATTTTGAAACTGAATTTTGTACTAATGTATGCACGTAGGAGAAAGCATCAAATGTTAATCTAGTCAgtttatggctttatgaaatatgttatgtgtATTCTGCATAAGCATTCTTGTATTAATGGTTTTTTTCTTCTTGTTAGTTCATTGTTTGGTCATTCCCATGGGATTGCAGGGAGTAGGTGGTGTGGGAAGTGTGGCAGCTGAAATGCTAACAAGATGTGGTATAGGTCGACTTTTGCTGTATGATTATGACAAAGTGGAGCTGGCTAACATGAACAGGCTATTTTTTCGTCCAGAGCAGGTTGTCATTAATgttatttctaattatttattcttatggCATCGAAGTCCTCGAACAGATTTTTCCTTATTAAAACAATATTGAATTTATATGCTACAAAGTTATGGGGGGTTGTTTAAAGATTCATACTAAAAGCCTTCTTTCCTTTTGACTGTCAGTGTCACACTTATCACCCAATCGTCCAAACACTGTGCGCACTAGCCACTAGTTATGGTTTATGACTTTATTCTGTAACATCTTTTCTTTCACATCATACAATGTATGAATATTCTTTTGGATGAGCGGCACTTAACCACCAGAATTCTTAACATTTCTTTCTAgttattcttatttttgtttaTCTTTATGCTGTAACATGCATGTTGTGTTATGCCTTGTCAGGTTAATATGACAAAGACAGATGCTGCTGTACAGACTCTTTCTGACATAAATCCTGATGTTGTGCTCGAGGTAagattttctctttttttttttttcatgttctCATGTTCCACAAACATTTTTATGATGTGATGCACGAAACGAGAATGCCTGAATGCTAGCATTTCTCCTTGATCATTTCGCTGATTTGCTATGTATCAGAATTTGAGTGATGTCTAATTAGCAAATTGGCTCCTACAGGCATAAGAAATAGAAACTATAGGATGTGATATTTATATGTTAATGTCTTTGTATTAGTTGAATTTGTAAGGTTGTGGATTTTTGTGACAACACAGTCTTGAATTTTGACATTTGTAATTTGTTATTTTGGAGAATTAAAATTCAATATATTTAACAATTGTCAAGCTTTTCTGAGAAAGAAAGTTTACTTATTATGCAGTCAGTTTTGCTAACTGTTCAATTTACTTGGTATCTAGAGCTATACGCTGAACATCACGACAGTGCAAGGTTTTGATACATTTATGTCAAGTTTGAAAGATAAATCATTTCGCCCTAATAAAGAAGGTAACGGAGTGgatcttgtacttagctgtgtgGATAACTATGAAGCGAGGATGGCTGTTAACCAGGTAATGGTTACACAAGTATCTGATAATTGTGTGAAAAGCTTATGTCTAaccttttcctttatttatttttttacattaaataaaatttcaaacatgattatttttttttttgatacaGGCTTGCAACGAACTGAACCAGACATGGATGGAGTCTGGTAAGCAACATAAtcctatatttttgtatatttgtgATTTATGATTCTAATGTTGCTTTTGCAACTTTATGTTGGAGCTGCTTGTACTAGACGTTATTTCATAGTTTTTTAACATATTCTTGTTAG is a window of Humulus lupulus chromosome 4, drHumLupu1.1, whole genome shotgun sequence DNA encoding:
- the LOC133830069 gene encoding ubiquitin-like modifier-activating enzyme 5; this translates as MEEELKEVLNELNSLKQSLTDPSYRAPIDKIQLHVERLANLGNSGLVRRSKVKDMSAEVVDSNPYSRLMALQRMGIVENYERIREFSVAIVGVGGVGSVAAEMLTRCGIGRLLLYDYDKVELANMNRLFFRPEQVNMTKTDAAVQTLSDINPDVVLESYTLNITTVQGFDTFMSSLKDKSFRPNKEGNGVDLVLSCVDNYEARMAVNQACNELNQTWMESGVSEDAVSGHIQLLIPGETACFACAPPLVVASGVDERTLKREGVCAASLPTTMGVIAGLLVQNTLKFLLNFGQVSPYLGYNSLKDFFPTMEMKPNPQCSNGACMQRQKEYLILKPARDAAAKAKMEAEASLVVEAPLHLDNEWSISVVDESKVDKVDIKTSDALPDGLTRELPSADEYKTQPNDAPASTIDDLEDLRKQLEALNS